The window CCAGCCTGAAGCGTCCCATGGAGGAGTGCCCTATCTACCCTGGCTCAGTCCAGTCTCTCATAGGTTCATGGAGCCATACATCTTTGGGAGCCGCCTGGACCAGGACATCATTGACCTGGAGCAGACAGCTGTGCATCTCCAACAGGCCTTGAACTTCACCGCCCACGTGGCCTATCGCCATGGCATCATCCTGTTTGTGAGCCGCAACCGGCAGTTCACACACCTGATTGAGAACACGGCCCGGGACTGCGGCGAGTACGCCCACACCCGCTATTTCAAGGGTGGCCTGCTCACCAATGCCCCGTTGCTCTTTGGCTCTTCGGTCCGCCTGCCAGACCTCATCATCTTCCTGCACACGCTCAACAATGTCTTTGAATCACACATAGCTGTGCGAGATGCCGCCAAGATGAGCATCCCTACCATCGGTGTCGTGGACACCAACTGCAACCCCTGCCTCATCACCTACCCCATCCCCGGCAACGACGACTCGCCCCCATCCATCCAACTCTTCTGCAGGCTCTTCCGGGTGGTCATCAACCGGGCTAAGGAGAAGCGGAGGCATGTCGAGGCCCTGTACAGACTGCAGGCCCAGAAGGCAGCTGAGGCCCAGGAGTCTGCAGGCCATCCTGCCCCGGGAGCACAGACTAGAGTGGGCTCGAGCCATTCCCCATAATGCAGCTGCTCTCCTGCTCCCCAGTGAAAACAGCAGCCCAGCCTGTTCCCCAGCTGGGAGTCCCTGACCCTGGGGCCTCATAGGGTTCCAGCCCTTTTAGGCACTTGGGTCCCTGACAGTGGCTACAGAGTATACCCCTCCCAGGTTCAGTTTCAGACCCTGGAGGCAAGTGGCTTATCCAGAGTTGTCTACCTGGTTGGAGTCGGGAGTTGAAGCCTGACCCCTCAGTGCTGAAGCGGCCAGCTCACTGGGAAACACTCCCTGCATGCAGTTTCCTTCCCTGGAGGTACTGAAGGCCTCACTTCTGCCTCAAGGGTAGTCCTTGGTGTTGGGGAGGCTTTCATACCCACTCGGTCTTAATCCTCAACTGAAATATCCTAAGATCGGCTGCCTTCCTGGCTGACCGGCGTCGGGATATTTGTGAGATGATCTTGTAGGATAGAGCTCCCACTGGGTCTCAGGCAGGCCAGGAACACAGCAACATGATACAAAATAAACAGATTTGGGGAAAGTGTGGCTTGGAGTTTTGAGGCCTGCAGGCAGTAGTTTGCATGAATTTGCTTTCATTAGTGTGGCGTGTATCCAAGACCTACCAGGTGCCACAGAGCACACAAGATATGTCCTCACCCACAGGATCTTTGAACTTCAGGGGGATGCCACAGGGACAAATTGTAGTGGGGTTCACAGAGGCGCCAACCTGCGGCACATGTTTATGGGCCCCTGTACAGCTGAGGAGCCCATGGGGTGGCACCGCAGCTTTGGTACTGTTCAGGCTGTAAGTAGACTGCAGCTCCTCTGACTCAGGGCTTATGGACCCTTGCTGGCAGGGCTGTTATTTGCTGTCTCATGGAGACCAGCCTTTGGCACGGCTATGCTTCCTGGACAAGAGATGGGCCTTGTCTTTTCCGGACCTCTCCTTGTACCTCCTGTGACCCTAGAACTTATCTGCTCTCGAGAGTGTTCACGCAGCAGAGTTTGCTGAGGTCTCTAGGTCCTCCTGCAACAAGGTGTGTCCCACAGACCCTTGGGCCTGCAGGAGAAGCCCAATAAAGGCCATCTGAGGCTGGTGTGAGGGCTGAGTATCCACTCAGTGCCCTTTCAGGGTTACTGCTGGGGAGATAGTGTGGCAGGGGTCCCATGTTTAGTGGGAGTGCTACGGATTTACAGAAGAACAGGTAACGGGATGTCAATTTAAAACACAGATGACCAGTTTTGCTTTCATTTACACACCGGAAGTATGAAAATGCTAACTTACAGGCAGATGAACCGGGGTCATTCCAGAAGTTTTATACCACAGAGCACTTCCTGCTTCTTTGGTGCCCTGCACTGAGCTCTGACAAATCATCTTCCTGCCATGGAGAGTCAGGGAGGCTGTTGGGGAGGAGCCAAGAGCCCTAAAATTGGGAAACAATAGGAAACTTACCAAATTGTACATCCTAACAGAATTCTGGGACTTAGATAAGGTGGACCCCCATGAGGCCCAGAGTGATTGGGGCCAGCATTTAGGGAGACCCAGGGGAGCCTCCCTGCCAGGCCGTATTGGCTGGGATGTCCAGAAGCTGCAGGGGCTGGTCATTCCTTAGGAGGTGTACAGGGGAGATGAGGATGGCCCTGTCCTCATGTCTGGGGTGTTAGAGGGGCTGGTGGAAAGGACAGCCCTGAGAGAGCCAAGACAAACCAGAGGTGCTCAGCAAGAATGGGAGAGGGTCTTGGTCAGCAGGCCTGTCCCACACCCCAGGGTACCACCCCACTGTTGATGGCCTACCTCACTCCTGCCCTCAGTCCCTGGGGTCCTCTGGGACTGCACAGGAGCCTGGCTTATGAAGGTACATGGAGCCATCCTGAAGAAATGTCTACAGGGCATTTGACCTGGGGGTGCTAGAGAACAGAGCAGGCAGGGGTGGTCCCAGCCTAATAGGGATGACTCAGGGAAATGAAGAATTGGACAATATCTGGAGCAGTGAGTGTCTAGAGGGAAGGGGCAGGCTGATGGGAGGGGAGGACTCGGGTGAGGGCCCAACGCTCCAGGAACAACATCCAGAGGAAGCTTGAGCAGTCCTCTTCTGAAGGGAGATGTGGGTGAAGGGAGGATGGCTCCTGATTCAGCACCCTGGAGGTTAAGCCCAAGAGCCtggaagcagcagcagccagAGATAGCATATAAGTCTGGGGAGGTCAGGGGAGCCAGCCTCCATGTTAAGAGGAAGAGTCCCAAATTCTCCAGCCCTTCCCTCCTGGTGCCACCACCCCAGTAGACATGGCCTTGGATCCTGGAGGGGCCATGCCTCAACCTGTTAGTCTCTGGGGAACTTGTCACAACTGGGTGGAGCAAGAGCCTGGAGGAATGGACTTAGAGTAGATATGGATGTGAGGGGTtaggggtgggggacaggtacCACCTGGCCTCTGTGATTTGTCAAAGGCTGTCCCTGGGTGATAACCCCAGAGGGTTTTGGCGTCCATAAAGGCCAGGAGGGAACTCCTGGTAATGACAGAGTCCCCAGGTTGCTGCAAGTGGGAGGccggaggtggggaggggaggcacTCAGTGGGGAACTGAGAGTCAGTACCCACCCCCACCCGTTGCCACAGGCTGTCCAGAGCACCATTCCCCCCTGGGCTTGCTGTTTTCTGCCCTGTGCCACCATCTGCGTGGAAGTCTGGTGGGGTGTGACCTAAGGCTTGGGAGGAGACATCCTCTCCCTGAGCAATGAACCCTCAACAGTTGGCACCCCTCGGTCCACATGAGCTTCAGAGACCCTTGGGAGCTGGGGCTTGTTGCCCGTGTCACTTGAGGAGTAAGCTGAGGCTCAGTGTTAGCCTCAGCAGATTTCTGATCACAAAGCTGTATCCCATTTCTTCTGAGCCAGACACTGCCCCACACACAGGCGGTGGCTACAAGGGAGAGTGAAGTTGGCCCCGAAGTTGGTGTGAGGCCTCAGCCCCTCCAGGTGTGGTCAGGGCGGGTGGTCCTCCGCCCTGGGGCCCAGAGCCCTGCCTAGATCTCAGTCCTTGATGAATGTGCGCCCTGGCCCCAGAAAGGGTCTCACGGAATGCAGCGTGAGGGCCACAGGGCTGGTGGCTTCAGGCACACTTTCTGAGGGATGTTGGCTGTCAGCCTTCCAGAGGGCGCTGAGGAGGGTGAGTGAGCTGCTGCAGCCTGCACC of the Tamandua tetradactyla isolate mTamTet1 chromosome 2, mTamTet1.pri, whole genome shotgun sequence genome contains:
- the MRPS2 gene encoding small ribosomal subunit protein uS2m isoform X3 yields the protein MRMRPASACIMALVETMLPRLLCVGASPKSFWLGFLKKATPGASRPSSRTFGGTPFPAVSEPEDTSGNTAFLSTPADFNDRILNEPLKHSDFFNVKELFSIRSLFDARVHLGHKAGCRHRFMEPYIFGSRLDQDIIDLEQTAVHLQQALNFTAHVAYRHGIILFVSRNRQFTHLIENTARDCGEYAHTRYFKGGLLTNAPLLFGSSVRLPDLIIFLHTLNNVFESHIAVRDAAKMSIPTIGVVDTNCNPCLITYPIPGNDDSPPSIQLFCRLFRVVINRAKEKRRHVEALYRLQAQKAAEAQESAGHPAPGAQTRVGSSHSP
- the MRPS2 gene encoding small ribosomal subunit protein uS2m isoform X2; the encoded protein is MRMRPASACIMALVETMLPRLLCVGASPKSFWLGFLKKATPGASRPSSRTFGGTPFPAVSEPEDTSGNTAFLSTPDFNDRILNEPLKHSDFFNVKELFSIRSLFDARVHLGHKAGCRHSPVSHRFMEPYIFGSRLDQDIIDLEQTAVHLQQALNFTAHVAYRHGIILFVSRNRQFTHLIENTARDCGEYAHTRYFKGGLLTNAPLLFGSSVRLPDLIIFLHTLNNVFESHIAVRDAAKMSIPTIGVVDTNCNPCLITYPIPGNDDSPPSIQLFCRLFRVVINRAKEKRRHVEALYRLQAQKAAEAQESAGHPAPGAQTRVGSSHSP
- the MRPS2 gene encoding small ribosomal subunit protein uS2m isoform X1; translation: MRMRPASACIMALVETMLPRLLCVGASPKSFWLGFLKKATPGASRPSSRTFGGTPFPAVSEPEDTSGNTAFLSTPADFNDRILNEPLKHSDFFNVKELFSIRSLFDARVHLGHKAGCRHSPVSHRFMEPYIFGSRLDQDIIDLEQTAVHLQQALNFTAHVAYRHGIILFVSRNRQFTHLIENTARDCGEYAHTRYFKGGLLTNAPLLFGSSVRLPDLIIFLHTLNNVFESHIAVRDAAKMSIPTIGVVDTNCNPCLITYPIPGNDDSPPSIQLFCRLFRVVINRAKEKRRHVEALYRLQAQKAAEAQESAGHPAPGAQTRVGSSHSP